The nucleotide window ATCAGGCCTTCTACAAATGGCCCTGGACGCCCGAACTGTTCCGCGAGGGACGCGCGGGCGTGGGCCGCATGGCGGGGGTGAAGGCCGCCGAGCGATTCAACCTGCGGGTGTCGCACCTGCCCGCACGCGACTACCTGTACTGAGGCCCAGGACAAGGGGACAGGTGGCCGAGCCGGGCTACTCCCCCACCGTCTCGACGAGCCACTCGCCGCGCGTCAGGTGAGCGGCGAGGGCGGCAGCCAGCCAGGGCAGGCTGTCCGGCGGCAGAGCGTCCAGGCCAAACCAGCCGACCTCCGAGGTCTGAGCGCGGGGCATAGGGGCACCCTCCCAGCGCCGCGCCAGATAGAAGAAATCACAGCCCTGGAGCCCACCCGCGTCGTAGCGCGAGACCCCCAGGGCGCGCAGCTCCTCTGACGCCAGCCGTACCCCGACTTCTTCGGCAGCCTCGCGGGCGGCGGCCTGGGCCAAAGCCTCCCCCGCCTCGACATGCCCGCCCGGCAGGCCCCACAGCCCCGCACCGTACCCCGTGCCCGCGCGGCGGCCGAGCAGGATGCGGCCCTGGGGATCTTGCAGGATGGCCCACGCGACGAGGTGAAAGGTCATGGGCAAGAGGGTAGGGGGAAACGGCACCGGGCAGGCGGCGCGCAAAGAAGAGGCGAAGATGGGCGCGGCGACCTCCCCTCCCTGCCCCCACTTCCCTGCTATGCTGCGCGCGCGTCACCGGGGGTGCCCTTCAAACGGGCTGAGACATACCCCAGGAACCTGATCCGGGTCATTCCGGCGGAGGGAGAGTGACCGGGCCAGCCGCCAGCGCGCGCGTGGCCCCCGCCTCCCCTCTCCTGACGTGAGGGGGATTTTTTATGCGTAAGTTGCTGACTGTCGGTGCTTTTCTGCTGGGGGCCGCCCAGGCTCAGTCCTCACAGGGGGCGACCCTGACCGTGATCACCCACGATTCCTTCGACGTGGACAAGAAACTCGTAGCGGGCTTCGAGCAGGCGAACAACGTGCACGTGCGCTTCGTGAAGGGCGGCGACGCGGGCGAGATGCTCTCCCGGCTGATCCTGACCCGCCGCGCGCCGATTGCCGACGTGGTGTACGGCCTGGATAACTCCATGCTCGCCCGCGCCCGGCAGGCCGATCTGCTCACGCCCTACAAGTCGCCCAACCTGGCGAAGGTGCCGGCCGCCGACCGCCTCGACGACGCCGGGCTGCTGAACACGGTGGACACGGGCATCGTGGCGCTCAACTACGACCGCGCCTACTTCCAGAAGGCGGGGCTGGCCCTGCCCAAAACCCTGGACGACCTCAAGCGGCCTCAGTACGCGGGGCTGACCGTGATCGCCAGCCCCGCGACGAGCAGCCCCGGCCTGGCCTTTTTGCTCGCCACCGTGAACCACTACGGCGAGCCGGGTGCCTGGACCTGGTGGCGTGAGGCCCGCGCGAACGGCCTGAAGCTCACCCGCGGGTGGTCGGACAGCTACAACAAGGAATTTTCGCGCAACGGGGGCAAATATCCCATCGTGCTGAGCTACGCGAGCAGCCCCGCCGCCGAGGTGTTCTACGCCGACGGCTACGACGCCGCCAAACTGCCCGCCCAGGCCCCCACCGGCAACCTGTTCCTGCCGGGCAGCACCTACCGGCAACTGGAGGGCGTGGGCATCCTGAAGGGAGCCAAGCAGCCCGCCCTGGCGCGCAAGTTCGTGGACTTCATGCTGAGCGGCCCCGTACAGGCCGACTTCCCGACCCGCATGTGGGTTTACCCGGCGGCCAGCGGCGTGAAACTCGACCCGGTGTTCAAGTTCGCGCAGGAGCCGGGCGTGCCCGCGGTGAAGCCCGAGATCACCGCCAACCCGCAGCGCCTCGTGGACGCCTGGGTGACCAACGTCCTGCGGCGCTGACCCGTGACCTGGGTCCCCACTGCGCCCGGAACGGCGCCCTGACATGAGCGGCGCCGCGTCCTCCCGTCTCGCCGGCTGGCTGCTGGCGCTGCCCGCATTGGTCTTCACGGCGCTGTTGCTGGCGCTGCCTCTGGGACGCACGCTGCACGAGGGCGGCGTGAACTTCGCGGTGTGGCGCGACCCGTACTTTCTGGGCCGCCTGGGCTGGACACTGGCACAGGCGGCGGGTACGGCGGGGCTGGCGCTGGCGCTGGGGGCCCCCTTCGCCTACCTCCTCTCTCGCCACGACTTCCGGGGCAAAGGACTGCTGCTGCGCCTCCTGCTGCTGCCCTTTGTGACCCCCACGCTGGTCGCGGTGCTGGGCCTCTCGGCGCTGCTGGGGCCGCAGGGCTGGCTCACGCGGCCCCTGGGTCTCGACCTGAGCGAGACGCCCACGCTGCTCATCCTCGGCAACCTCTTTTTCAACCTGCCGGTGATGATCCGCCTCGCCTACGGGGGCTTTTCGCGCGTGTCGCCGGGGCTGATCGGGGCGGCGCGCACGCTGGGGGCCACGCCCTGGCGCGCGGCGCTGGGGGTGGCGCTGCCGCTGGCTCTGCCGGGGCTGGCGGCCGGGGTCATCCTGGTGTTCCTGTACTCGGCGCTGAGTTTCGGGCTGCCGCTGGCACTGGGCGGCGAGCGCTACGCCACGTTGGAGGTCGAGATCTACACCCTGACGGCGCTGCAACTGCGGCTTTCGGAGGCCAGTGCCCTCATCGTGGGGCAACTCGCGCTGACGCTGGCGGCGACCTGGGCGTACACCCTGCTGTCGCGCGGTGGATCGGGGGTGCCCGCCACCGGGTTGCCGCGCGCGCGGGGCGGAGCACTCGCGGCCCTGTGGGGTCTGGGCACGGTGACGGTGCTGATCTGTTTCGCGCCGCTGCTGGCCGTGGTCGCGCGCGGGTTGCTGGGGAGTGGCGGGCCGACCCTGGCCTACTGGCAGGGCGTCCTGGCCGACGAGGATACGCCGCTGCTGCTGGGCAACACCCTGCGCTTCGGCTTTGCGGCGCTGGTCGGGGCGACCGTGCTGGGGGCGCTGTACGCGCTGGGGGCATGGCTGGCGCGCTCGCGGGCGCTGGACGTGGTGTCTCTACTGCCGTTGATGGTCTCGCCCGTGTCTCTGGCAGTGGGCTACCTGCTGGCCTACCCGCAGCTCAGCGCCACATTGCCCATGCTCATCGCCGCGTACACGCTGCTGGCGCTGCCCCTGGTCGTGCGTTCGCTGCTGCCCGCGCTACGCGCCCTGCCGCCCCGGCTGCTGGAGGCCGCGCGCACCCTGGG belongs to Deinococcus sp. Leaf326 and includes:
- a CDS encoding NUDIX domain-containing protein; the protein is MTFHLVAWAILQDPQGRILLGRRAGTGYGAGLWGLPGGHVEAGEALAQAAAREAAEEVGVRLASEELRALGVSRYDAGGLQGCDFFYLARRWEGAPMPRAQTSEVGWFGLDALPPDSLPWLAAALAAHLTRGEWLVETVGE
- a CDS encoding thiamine ABC transporter substrate-binding protein is translated as MRKLLTVGAFLLGAAQAQSSQGATLTVITHDSFDVDKKLVAGFEQANNVHVRFVKGGDAGEMLSRLILTRRAPIADVVYGLDNSMLARARQADLLTPYKSPNLAKVPAADRLDDAGLLNTVDTGIVALNYDRAYFQKAGLALPKTLDDLKRPQYAGLTVIASPATSSPGLAFLLATVNHYGEPGAWTWWREARANGLKLTRGWSDSYNKEFSRNGGKYPIVLSYASSPAAEVFYADGYDAAKLPAQAPTGNLFLPGSTYRQLEGVGILKGAKQPALARKFVDFMLSGPVQADFPTRMWVYPAASGVKLDPVFKFAQEPGVPAVKPEITANPQRLVDAWVTNVLRR
- a CDS encoding iron ABC transporter permease, translating into MSGAASSRLAGWLLALPALVFTALLLALPLGRTLHEGGVNFAVWRDPYFLGRLGWTLAQAAGTAGLALALGAPFAYLLSRHDFRGKGLLLRLLLLPFVTPTLVAVLGLSALLGPQGWLTRPLGLDLSETPTLLILGNLFFNLPVMIRLAYGGFSRVSPGLIGAARTLGATPWRAALGVALPLALPGLAAGVILVFLYSALSFGLPLALGGERYATLEVEIYTLTALQLRLSEASALIVGQLALTLAATWAYTLLSRGGSGVPATGLPRARGGALAALWGLGTVTVLICFAPLLAVVARGLLGSGGPTLAYWQGVLADEDTPLLLGNTLRFGFAALVGATVLGALYALGAWLARSRALDVVSLLPLMVSPVSLAVGYLLAYPQLSATLPMLIAAYTLLALPLVVRSLLPALRALPPRLLEAARTLGATGPAAHRTVTLPLTLPALRGGAALALATVLGEFGATLVLTRPEWATLSVGLYERLGRPGERNLGEACALATVLLLLSALAFTVLDGGEGEVT